The sequence below is a genomic window from Massilia oculi.
CGCCGAGGGCGGCGTCGACGCGTTTCGTGACTACCTGATGCACGGCCTCGACATGGGCGAGTTTAACGAGCGCACCCCTCCACCAGCTGGCATATTCTTCGACGATGGGAGGACCGCATGAGCCTGCTGGCGAGCGACTACGTAGGCCCGGTGGCCGGCGGCAGCGTGGTGTATGTGATCGTCGGCGATCGCGCGAAGTTCGATCAGATCGCCCGACCAGTGACCGAACACCCTGCAGGCCCTGCCGGCAGGGTGTTGACGAAGACCATAGGGGCCACCGCGCGCAGCGAAGACGGTCTAGTCATTTTCCAGCACTGGCCTGACAGCTCGATCAGCCAGGGGGAGAAACCATGACGGGCCCTGTACCAGGCACCCAGGACGAGCCGAACGACCCAACCGCGTACAGGCATCACCTGTTACTGCTCAAGTCCATGCACTGTGCTCGCCCAGTGGTGCATGAAGGGCTGAAGCAGTTCATCAGCTGCTTGACGGCTAACCGCGACGGCGGGCGCATCTCGATGACCGTCTACCTGGCCGGCAAGGTCGGAGGCTTCGACAGCTCCGAAATTCAGATCATGGAGGGATAGCTTATGTCCATCGCGATTTTCACGACATTGCTGCAACCGCTGCAGGCGGGCCTCAACAGGATCACCCAAGCCCTGCCGCAAGACACCTGCACCCACGACTGCAGCCAGGGCCGTCGCTGCACGTGCTCGCATCGATGCGAACCGCGCTGCGCGGCCAGCGGCGAGCGAGCTGGCCAGCCGCACAAGGGTACCTGCCCATTCAAGAATTTTGCTTAATCAAGTTACCGAGCCTCACATGCAAACCGAATTCATGCTCCTGTCGATCTACAACAAGCCACGCCTGACCCTCAAGGAGGTCTGCCAGGCGATCGGCATGTCGTTGAAGACCGCGTACAACCACCGGTCGGCCCAGACCTTCCCTATCCCGATGTCGGGCGACCCGCTGCACGCCGACATCCGCGATGTAGCGGCATACGTCGACGAACTCCGCGAGGCTGGAAAGAAGCCCGCTGCAAATACGTGAGTTCTCACGGTAATTCCTGAGCGAGATCAACATGGAATGGACCAACGACGAAGACACGCAGCCGGCACAAAGCTCACCAAAGCGTGGTCGACCTCCGACCGGCAAGGCCATGAGTGCGGCCGATCGGCAGGCTCGCCGCGTGGCCAAGCTTGAGGCTGAGGGCAAAGCCCTACTGCCGCGCATTGCGGTTTCACGCGAAGTACAACAGGCCCTGTACAAGTTCATCCAGTTCAAGGACATGACGCTCGGGGATGCGCTAGAACGGATCCTTCACGACCGCCTCATCCGCAAACGCTAGGCCACACGGGCCAACGCTTCACCGCAAATGAAAAAGCCACCCCGCAGGTGGCTTTCAGCAGCAGCCGCAGAACGGCACCCATCCCTTACGCAGCAGCGCGCTCGCGCTCCTCGGTCATCTCGTTCAGCTTCGAACGGAAGGTCAACGGATCCGAAATATTCGGGATCGGGGCCTGCGGGCCACCAGCGCCCGACACAACGATGCTGCCGAAGTTCAGCATACGTCCGACGATCGACTGGTCGACCTGCACGCTCTCTACCTTGCTGTTCTTCAGTTCGACAGTCTTGCGACTGATCAGGCCGAATTTGGCAACTACCCTCTTATTGGTGATGACCAGCTCGGTAGTCAGGACATTAATCACAGCGACCGCGATAAAGACTAGGCCCAGGCCCATGAGGCCGATGGTGAGCAGCCCGAGAAGGAACAGTAACCATTGCGATACCCAAGACACCTGCGCCTCATAGACGACCTTCTCATCGACGTCCAGATTGCGATTGACATACGATCCCATTTCAAAATCCCTAATAGTTGTAATAGAGAAATAATACTCTAATATCCTAGAGGGACTACCCGTGAAGAGATCGTTCATGCACTGAGCATAGCGCCCTTACAACAGCTTAACGAATTGACGAGTTGGAGACGCGCGGTCAGGTCCGCTTTCGACCCAAAGCAGCCGCTCACCAGCCTCGCACCGGCCTAAGCTCGCAGTTCCTTAATCCGGCGCGAACTATAATGGCTTGGTACAGCACTCGGGAGATCAGGCTATTCGCGTGTAGGTTTTTCCATCCAGGACTCGTTTCACTTGATCCACGTCTTTCGCCCCGAT
It includes:
- a CDS encoding helix-turn-helix transcriptional regulator, whose product is MQTEFMLLSIYNKPRLTLKEVCQAIGMSLKTAYNHRSAQTFPIPMSGDPLHADIRDVAAYVDELREAGKKPAANT
- a CDS encoding PH domain-containing protein, producing MNDLFTGSPSRILEYYFSITTIRDFEMGSYVNRNLDVDEKVVYEAQVSWVSQWLLFLLGLLTIGLMGLGLVFIAVAVINVLTTELVITNKRVVAKFGLISRKTVELKNSKVESVQVDQSIVGRMLNFGSIVVSGAGGPQAPIPNISDPLTFRSKLNEMTEERERAAA